A window from Leifsonia shinshuensis encodes these proteins:
- a CDS encoding GNAT family N-acetyltransferase, which yields MPDSILDDPEFVQRRRHFWTTVLSDPRFSAHTTAVAVRSGDLVGLAMSGPARDPDAGGARQLFVLYTFAAVHGTGAGAALLDAVVDPSQSAFLWVADPNPRAQAFYRKHGFRADGTVKTEDGVREIRMVRSPTD from the coding sequence ATGCCCGACTCCATCTTGGACGACCCGGAGTTCGTACAGCGGCGGCGCCACTTCTGGACTACGGTGCTCTCCGATCCTCGATTCTCCGCCCACACCACGGCGGTCGCAGTGCGGTCGGGCGACCTGGTGGGCCTGGCGATGTCCGGGCCGGCGCGCGACCCTGACGCAGGCGGGGCGAGGCAGCTGTTCGTCCTGTACACCTTCGCGGCGGTTCACGGCACAGGAGCGGGAGCCGCGCTGCTGGACGCCGTGGTCGATCCGTCGCAATCGGCGTTCCTGTGGGTGGCGGACCCGAATCCTCGGGCACAGGCTTTCTACCGCAAACACGGATTCCGGGCCGACGGGACGGTCAAGACCGAGGACGGCGTCCGCGAGATCCGGATGGTCCGGTCGCCGACTGACTAA
- a CDS encoding nucleotidyltransferase domain-containing protein — MLDHHEVVRLYGPWVRRTPSDATARFAGYSGRWWVAGGWAIDAFVGSDREHGDLDIGIPRGSAAEFVDFVSPGLDVWAAAGSLTPVFRGSELRLPESVGNLWLRASGADPWEYDVMLESVEGATWMYKRDVRIARPLDECLWAHRGVTYLRPEVQLLLKAGNVRAKDEEDFERCLPVLAAADLRWLGDALRTAHPDHPWIDRLDQR, encoded by the coding sequence GTGCTCGATCATCACGAGGTCGTTCGCCTCTACGGTCCCTGGGTGCGCCGCACGCCGAGCGATGCGACGGCCCGGTTCGCGGGCTACAGCGGGCGGTGGTGGGTCGCCGGGGGCTGGGCGATCGATGCCTTCGTGGGCTCGGATCGCGAGCACGGTGACCTCGACATCGGGATACCCCGGGGGTCGGCTGCGGAGTTCGTCGACTTCGTCTCGCCCGGGCTGGATGTCTGGGCGGCGGCGGGAAGTCTGACGCCCGTCTTCCGCGGATCCGAGCTGCGACTGCCCGAATCGGTCGGCAACCTGTGGTTGCGGGCGAGTGGGGCAGACCCCTGGGAATACGACGTGATGCTGGAATCCGTCGAAGGTGCCACGTGGATGTACAAGCGTGACGTCCGCATCGCACGGCCGCTCGACGAGTGCCTGTGGGCGCACCGGGGTGTGACCTATCTCCGGCCGGAGGTGCAACTGCTCCTGAAGGCCGGGAATGTGCGAGCGAAGGACGAGGAGGACTTCGAGCGCTGTCTTCCCGTGCTCGCTGCGGCCGATCTCCGCTGGCTGGGCGATGCGCTCCGCACCGCGCATCCCGACCACCCGTGGATCGACCGCCTCGATCAGCGGTAG
- a CDS encoding potassium transporter Kup produces MGDVRVGPRKAAAAGGGHGTGHGTGRGQKVVFGAALAALGVVFGDIGTSPLYALKTVFLLDGGAVRPVQDDVFGVISLMFWSITIIVSIKYLGILMRADNDGEGGVMALAALAQRLYAGKAKKAGILLVVGIVGVSLFYGDSIITPAISVLSAVEGLHVTLPAVSHMVIPIAAVILIALFVVQRYGTGRVGVLFGPVMVLWFAVLAAAGLAMVIQYPAVLLGLSPTYAIGFIVAHPTISFIALGAVVLVITGAEALYADMGHFGRSPIRRAWFFLVFPALTINYLGQAALILHNPAARANPFFLLIPEWGRLPVVVLATAATVIASQAVISGAFSLTRQAVQLGLLPPLTIRQTSKREGGQIYLPAINTLLFIGVMAIMLAFGSSDRLSTAYGISVTGALVVDTALLLLVARPLWNWAPWKIILAAVAFGGLELAFLAGNLSKIVNGGWVPLLIAAAVILVMTTWRRGRQLVQQDRKRKEGSLADFIEEVRKQNLPRVPGIAIFPHPNKDTTPLALRANVKHNHILHEHVIIVSISTAQVPHVPPAEAFAYDDLGYADDGIEHLSIRFGFSDKPDIPRALRAACRAGALPLDAANFKQASYFISRGAIRTTRRNSMVPWRRSLFVGLAHNAADPAARFGLPALRTVTMGSDVEI; encoded by the coding sequence GTGGGTGATGTGCGTGTAGGTCCGAGAAAGGCCGCCGCCGCGGGCGGTGGCCACGGGACCGGTCATGGGACCGGCCGCGGGCAGAAGGTCGTCTTCGGTGCCGCCCTGGCCGCGCTCGGCGTGGTCTTCGGTGACATCGGCACCAGTCCGCTGTACGCACTCAAGACGGTGTTCCTCCTCGACGGAGGCGCCGTGCGTCCCGTGCAGGACGACGTCTTCGGCGTGATCTCGCTGATGTTCTGGAGCATCACGATCATCGTGTCGATCAAGTACCTCGGCATCCTGATGCGCGCGGACAACGACGGCGAAGGCGGCGTCATGGCCCTGGCCGCGCTCGCGCAGCGCCTCTACGCCGGCAAGGCGAAGAAGGCGGGCATCCTGCTCGTGGTCGGCATCGTCGGCGTCTCGCTGTTCTACGGCGACTCGATCATCACTCCCGCGATCAGCGTCCTCTCCGCGGTCGAAGGTCTGCACGTCACCCTTCCCGCGGTCTCGCACATGGTGATCCCCATCGCCGCGGTCATCCTCATCGCGCTCTTCGTGGTGCAGCGCTACGGCACCGGACGCGTCGGCGTGCTCTTCGGCCCCGTCATGGTGCTGTGGTTCGCCGTGCTGGCCGCCGCCGGGCTCGCCATGGTGATCCAGTACCCCGCCGTGCTGCTCGGGCTCTCGCCGACGTACGCCATCGGCTTCATCGTCGCGCACCCGACGATCTCGTTCATCGCGCTGGGCGCGGTGGTGCTGGTGATCACCGGCGCCGAGGCGCTCTACGCCGACATGGGGCACTTCGGCCGCTCCCCCATCCGTCGCGCCTGGTTCTTCCTGGTCTTCCCTGCGCTGACGATCAACTACCTCGGCCAGGCGGCGCTGATCCTTCACAATCCGGCCGCACGCGCCAATCCCTTCTTCCTCCTCATCCCGGAGTGGGGTCGACTCCCCGTGGTGGTGCTCGCGACGGCCGCCACGGTCATCGCCAGCCAGGCCGTCATCTCCGGCGCCTTCTCGCTCACACGCCAGGCGGTGCAGCTGGGACTGCTCCCGCCGCTGACGATCCGGCAGACCTCCAAGCGCGAGGGCGGTCAGATCTATCTCCCGGCGATCAACACCCTGCTGTTCATCGGGGTCATGGCGATCATGCTCGCCTTCGGCTCCTCCGACCGGCTGTCCACGGCGTACGGCATCTCGGTCACCGGCGCGCTCGTCGTCGACACCGCTCTGCTGCTCCTCGTCGCGCGCCCGCTGTGGAACTGGGCGCCGTGGAAGATCATCCTCGCCGCGGTCGCGTTCGGCGGGCTGGAGCTGGCCTTCCTCGCCGGCAACCTCTCCAAGATCGTCAACGGCGGCTGGGTGCCGCTGCTGATCGCGGCCGCGGTCATCCTGGTGATGACGACGTGGCGCCGCGGACGGCAGCTCGTGCAGCAGGACCGGAAGCGCAAGGAGGGGTCGCTCGCCGACTTCATCGAGGAGGTGCGCAAGCAGAACCTCCCCCGCGTCCCGGGCATCGCGATCTTCCCGCACCCGAACAAGGACACGACCCCGCTCGCTCTCCGCGCCAACGTGAAGCACAACCACATCCTTCACGAGCACGTGATCATCGTGTCGATCTCGACCGCGCAGGTGCCGCACGTCCCGCCCGCGGAGGCCTTCGCCTACGACGACCTCGGCTACGCCGACGACGGCATCGAGCACCTCAGCATCCGCTTCGGCTTCTCGGACAAGCCGGACATCCCCCGCGCCCTCCGTGCCGCCTGCCGTGCGGGAGCCCTGCCCCTGGATGCGGCCAACTTCAAGCAGGCGTCCTACTTCATCTCGCGCGGCGCCATCCGCACGACGCGCAGGAACAGCATGGTGCCGTGGCGCCGGTCGCTGTTCGTCGGCCTGGCGCACAACGCCGCCGACCCGGCCGCACGCTTCGGCCTGCCGGCCCTCCGCACGGTCACGATGGGCAGCGACGTCGAGATCTGA
- a CDS encoding cold-shock protein, whose protein sequence is MAQGTVKWFNSEKGYGFIAPDDGSADVFAHYSEIAAQGFRNLEENQKVEYDLAQGPKGPQAANIRPL, encoded by the coding sequence ATGGCACAAGGCACCGTCAAATGGTTCAACTCGGAGAAGGGGTACGGCTTCATCGCCCCGGATGACGGCAGCGCCGACGTCTTCGCTCACTACAGCGAGATCGCCGCTCAGGGCTTCCGCAACCTCGAAGAGAACCAGAAGGTCGAGTACGACCTGGCCCAGGGCCCCAAAGGTCCGCAGGCCGCCAACATCCGCCCGCTCTGA
- a CDS encoding TetR/AcrR family transcriptional regulator → MESSAPPPRTRKQPEERREEILAAAAAIALDEGLERITLRAVATRLGVRPGLISHYFPAAEDLVDEAFARAATIERERFFPTEGDATHRLAHFVEHIRSGASLPLARLWLNARHLSRFTPSLDETLVEQDALDRSRLRAIIEDGIRTGEFAPVDAEAASIRILIAVDGGGSYVNSTGDLTHPAHVRFVSDVAEWTLGLEPGTLQRAVARRTRG, encoded by the coding sequence ATGGAGTCAAGCGCGCCGCCTCCCCGCACCCGGAAGCAGCCGGAGGAGCGCCGCGAGGAGATCCTCGCGGCGGCGGCCGCGATCGCCCTCGACGAGGGGCTGGAGCGGATCACCCTGCGCGCGGTCGCCACCCGCCTCGGCGTCCGCCCCGGCCTGATCTCGCACTACTTCCCGGCGGCCGAAGACCTCGTCGACGAGGCGTTCGCGCGCGCCGCGACCATCGAGCGGGAGCGCTTCTTCCCCACCGAGGGCGATGCGACCCACCGGCTGGCGCACTTCGTCGAGCACATCCGCAGCGGGGCGTCCCTGCCGCTCGCGCGGCTCTGGCTCAACGCCCGGCACCTCTCCCGGTTCACCCCGTCCCTCGACGAGACCCTGGTCGAGCAGGACGCCCTCGACCGCTCCCGGCTGCGCGCCATCATCGAGGACGGCATCCGGACAGGCGAGTTCGCGCCGGTGGATGCGGAGGCCGCGAGCATCCGCATCCTCATCGCCGTCGACGGAGGGGGCTCCTACGTCAACAGCACCGGCGACCTCACGCACCCGGCGCATGTCCGCTTCGTGTCCGACGTGGCCGAGTGGACCCTGGGGCTGGAGCCCGGGACGCTGCAGCGGGCGGTCGCCCGCCGAACGCGGGGATGA
- a CDS encoding cytosine permease, translating to MSEARTGTEQFVDASTQPETRGIEVIGDAERHGRARDLFFVWAAPGVSILNFTIGATLILLGLEIWQAVAVILAASLLWVFPGAIAASGPAAGTSGSVITRAMYGIVGNKLFVAFVGWFIGAVFLSLTWLASSFMGADLLRRVGLDDPVWVPIGVTIVVSAVTILVAIFGHGLILRIYPAMAIVLFVIFVLVAAFVLPTVDWGYHPQEPLSGAGLWSAVSIGFTILASTPLSFINSPDIARYLPRSTKPTHIAAATALGGAVPFIVFTIVGVLLATGLKASAFDAGIDRALFDLLPVWMGPLLVVGVIVNTIALNAMTTYSSSMALQAIGFRLRRIPAAIIVGLVGTALTIYLVLSSSLLEAANLLLQFLVIVSGPAMAIYVVDVVRRRNVYDGVDLFDDRRGGRFWYTGGWSIPGITALLLGGLITALCLSTDVWAGPIAQALGFIDLSVPLGMAVAALAYALLNRIPAFDGDAALSAPVAGKEGRL from the coding sequence ATGTCCGAAGCGCGGACCGGCACCGAACAGTTCGTCGACGCCTCCACCCAGCCGGAGACCCGGGGGATCGAGGTCATCGGCGACGCCGAGCGTCACGGCCGCGCCCGCGACCTCTTCTTCGTCTGGGCTGCTCCCGGCGTCAGCATCCTGAACTTCACCATCGGCGCGACCCTGATCCTGCTGGGCCTCGAGATCTGGCAGGCGGTCGCCGTCATCCTGGCAGCCTCCCTGCTCTGGGTGTTCCCGGGTGCGATCGCCGCGAGCGGGCCGGCGGCGGGCACCTCGGGGTCGGTCATCACGCGCGCGATGTACGGGATCGTCGGCAACAAGCTGTTCGTGGCGTTCGTCGGCTGGTTCATCGGCGCGGTGTTCCTGTCGCTCACCTGGCTCGCCTCCAGTTTCATGGGCGCGGACCTGCTGCGCCGGGTCGGCCTGGACGACCCGGTCTGGGTCCCGATCGGCGTCACCATCGTGGTGTCGGCCGTCACGATCCTCGTGGCGATCTTCGGGCACGGGCTGATCCTGCGGATCTACCCGGCGATGGCCATCGTGCTGTTCGTCATCTTCGTGCTGGTCGCCGCGTTCGTCCTGCCGACGGTCGACTGGGGCTACCATCCGCAGGAGCCGCTCTCCGGGGCCGGGCTCTGGTCGGCGGTCTCGATCGGCTTCACGATCCTCGCGTCCACGCCGCTGTCGTTCATCAACAGCCCGGACATCGCGCGCTACCTGCCGCGCTCCACGAAGCCGACGCACATCGCGGCGGCGACCGCGCTCGGGGGAGCGGTGCCGTTCATCGTCTTCACCATCGTCGGAGTGCTCCTGGCCACCGGGCTCAAGGCGTCCGCCTTCGACGCGGGCATCGATCGTGCGCTGTTCGACCTGCTGCCGGTGTGGATGGGGCCGCTCCTGGTGGTCGGCGTCATCGTGAACACGATCGCGCTCAACGCCATGACCACCTACTCGTCGAGCATGGCGCTGCAGGCCATCGGGTTCCGGCTGCGCCGAATCCCGGCCGCGATCATCGTCGGGCTGGTGGGCACCGCGCTGACGATCTACCTGGTGCTGTCGTCGAGCCTGCTGGAGGCGGCGAACCTGCTGCTGCAGTTCCTCGTGATCGTGTCCGGCCCGGCGATGGCGATCTACGTCGTCGACGTCGTGCGGCGGCGCAACGTCTACGACGGCGTCGACCTGTTCGACGATCGGCGCGGCGGGCGGTTCTGGTACACCGGCGGGTGGAGCATCCCGGGCATCACGGCGCTGCTGCTGGGCGGCCTCATCACGGCGCTGTGCCTCTCGACCGATGTCTGGGCGGGCCCGATCGCGCAGGCGCTGGGCTTCATCGACCTCTCGGTGCCGCTCGGGATGGCCGTGGCCGCCCTCGCGTACGCACTGCTCAACCGCATCCCCGCATTCGACGGCGACGCTGCGCTGAGCGCTCCCGTCGCAGGAAAGGAGGGACGGCTGTGA
- a CDS encoding amidohydrolase, translating into MTDPETTTLFRNGRVFTAEPDPASTWADAFAVTGATISWVGRDGDEEPAADRVVDLGGRLVLPGFTDAHTHLLMMGSALGQVYLTDARSLDDIRQSLLEARAADPEARELRGRGWLFDAVPGGAPTAAMIDAVIDDIPVYLDANDYHSCWVNTAALAELGITSDTPDPIGGEIVRDAEGEATGLLLETAATQYAWAQRDASATDADRDADVERTLAAYVATGVTGAVDMALDEFGLAALRRAQERRGGELPVRVAAHWLVTNTGDDAANLAQVEHAARLAAEPGTPWLRVVGIKLILDGVIDACTAAMRQPYADGSNADPIWPLERLAPVVAAADAAGLQIAMHAIGDFASGIALDAIEAAVAQNGDRPRRHRIEHLEYAAPGTAERMARLGVTASMQPVHADPAIFDNWVAMLGDERVERAFPWPEYEDAGALLAFSTDSPTAPHLALANMYVASTRASALVPSIPAAQPQHALPLDRAIAHATRDAAASVGDGDWRGRIAAGQAADLVVLDADVFAGPPSSLLEARVVETILAGRTTYSAEPETTASSSRSMENSGGR; encoded by the coding sequence GTGACCGACCCCGAGACCACCACCCTGTTCCGGAACGGCCGCGTCTTCACCGCGGAACCGGACCCCGCATCGACCTGGGCCGACGCGTTCGCGGTGACCGGCGCGACGATCTCGTGGGTGGGCCGGGACGGCGACGAGGAGCCGGCGGCCGACCGCGTCGTGGACCTCGGCGGCCGCCTGGTGCTTCCGGGGTTCACGGACGCGCACACCCACCTGCTGATGATGGGGTCGGCGCTGGGCCAGGTGTACCTGACGGACGCGCGGAGCCTGGACGACATCCGGCAGTCCCTCCTGGAGGCCCGCGCCGCGGACCCGGAGGCGCGCGAGCTCCGCGGGCGCGGCTGGCTGTTCGACGCCGTCCCGGGCGGCGCGCCGACCGCGGCCATGATCGACGCGGTGATCGACGACATCCCGGTCTACCTGGATGCGAACGACTACCACTCCTGCTGGGTCAACACCGCCGCGCTCGCCGAGCTGGGCATCACGAGCGACACCCCCGACCCGATCGGCGGTGAGATCGTGCGCGACGCCGAGGGCGAGGCGACCGGTCTGCTGCTGGAGACGGCCGCGACGCAGTACGCCTGGGCCCAGCGGGACGCCTCCGCCACCGACGCGGACCGTGACGCGGACGTGGAGCGCACCCTCGCGGCCTACGTCGCGACCGGTGTCACGGGCGCCGTCGACATGGCCCTCGACGAGTTCGGGCTGGCGGCGCTCCGGCGGGCGCAGGAGCGCCGGGGCGGCGAGCTGCCGGTCCGCGTCGCGGCCCACTGGCTGGTGACCAACACGGGCGACGACGCGGCCAACCTCGCGCAGGTGGAGCACGCCGCCCGCCTGGCCGCGGAGCCCGGGACCCCGTGGCTGCGGGTCGTCGGCATCAAGCTCATCCTCGACGGCGTGATCGACGCGTGCACCGCGGCGATGCGCCAGCCGTACGCGGATGGTTCCAACGCCGACCCGATCTGGCCGCTGGAGCGGCTCGCGCCGGTGGTCGCGGCGGCCGACGCCGCGGGGCTGCAGATCGCCATGCACGCGATCGGCGACTTCGCGAGCGGGATCGCCCTCGACGCGATCGAGGCGGCCGTCGCTCAGAACGGCGACCGCCCGCGACGGCACCGTATCGAGCACCTGGAGTACGCGGCGCCCGGGACGGCCGAGCGGATGGCGCGCCTCGGCGTCACCGCGTCGATGCAGCCCGTCCACGCCGACCCGGCCATCTTCGACAACTGGGTCGCGATGCTCGGCGACGAGCGGGTGGAGCGCGCCTTCCCGTGGCCGGAGTACGAGGACGCCGGCGCTCTCCTCGCCTTCTCGACCGACTCCCCGACGGCGCCGCACCTGGCGCTCGCCAACATGTACGTCGCGTCGACCCGCGCCTCGGCGCTGGTTCCGTCCATCCCGGCCGCGCAGCCGCAGCACGCTCTGCCCCTCGACCGGGCGATCGCGCACGCCACCCGGGATGCGGCCGCATCGGTGGGCGACGGCGACTGGCGGGGGCGCATCGCTGCCGGCCAGGCCGCCGACCTGGTCGTGCTGGATGCGGACGTGTTCGCGGGGCCGCCGTCCTCCCTCCTGGAGGCGCGGGTGGTCGAGACGATCCTCGCGGGCCGGACGACCTACTCGGCGGAGCCGGAGACGACGGCGTCGTCCTCGAGGTCGATGGAGAACTCCGGCGGACGGTGA
- a CDS encoding LacI family DNA-binding transcriptional regulator — protein sequence MDRRGPDEQRALSIRDIARLAGVSRQTVSRVLNGERYIKPSTEAQVRKVIEENSWRPNSAARALATSRSKTIGLLVSARSHYGPFTAATAIDEAARARGYAILSATLAREDDATISEALDAFAAQGVDGVVVIAPQQRAHEALQRVAVRIPFVSLHWKDAGEGRVAAFDQVAGARLATRHLIELGHTRIRHLAGPQDWNEAEDRMNGFLAELDEHDLAVTAPVLGDWSADLGYEVGLRILNHPDFTAIFASNDQMALGLMHAAAQLGLSVPHDMSIVGFDDIPEAKHFAPPLTTIRQDFGLLGAQAIDVLLAQIEGDESPGATEYAVPELVVRQSTAPPSRP from the coding sequence ATGGACAGACGCGGACCCGACGAGCAGCGCGCCCTCTCCATCCGGGACATCGCCCGGCTGGCCGGTGTGTCGCGGCAGACGGTGTCGCGCGTCCTCAACGGCGAGCGCTACATCAAGCCGTCCACCGAGGCGCAGGTGCGCAAGGTGATCGAGGAGAACTCGTGGCGCCCGAACAGCGCCGCCCGGGCGCTCGCCACCTCCCGGTCCAAGACCATCGGCCTGCTCGTCTCCGCCCGGTCGCACTACGGCCCGTTCACCGCGGCCACGGCGATCGACGAGGCCGCCCGTGCGCGTGGGTACGCCATCCTGTCGGCGACGCTGGCACGGGAGGACGACGCCACGATCTCGGAGGCGCTCGACGCCTTCGCGGCCCAGGGTGTCGACGGCGTCGTGGTGATCGCCCCGCAGCAGCGGGCGCACGAGGCGCTGCAGCGCGTCGCCGTGCGCATCCCGTTCGTGAGCCTGCACTGGAAGGACGCGGGCGAGGGTCGTGTCGCCGCCTTCGACCAGGTCGCGGGCGCCCGTCTCGCCACCCGGCACCTGATCGAGCTCGGCCACACGCGCATCCGCCATCTCGCCGGGCCGCAGGACTGGAACGAGGCGGAGGACCGCATGAACGGCTTCCTCGCCGAGCTCGACGAGCACGATCTGGCGGTGACCGCCCCGGTCCTCGGTGACTGGTCCGCCGACCTGGGGTACGAGGTCGGGCTCCGGATCCTAAACCACCCGGACTTCACGGCGATCTTCGCCTCCAACGACCAGATGGCCCTGGGTCTCATGCACGCCGCCGCCCAGCTCGGGCTGTCCGTGCCGCACGACATGAGCATCGTCGGGTTCGACGACATCCCGGAGGCCAAGCACTTCGCTCCCCCGCTGACCACCATCCGTCAGGACTTCGGCCTGCTCGGGGCGCAGGCGATCGACGTGCTGCTCGCCCAGATCGAGGGCGACGAGTCCCCGGGGGCGACGGAGTACGCGGTGCCGGAACTCGTGGTGCGGCAGAGCACCGCGCCGCCGAGCCGCCCGTGA